Proteins from one Nerophis lumbriciformis linkage group LG16, RoL_Nlum_v2.1, whole genome shotgun sequence genomic window:
- the LOC140679478 gene encoding uncharacterized protein, whose protein sequence is MSTKWSHITPERYRNDEEDVFDADGEEEIRPKKKCRKEKLQILIQAPPLPVLPPLNFPNSSEYQTTSASTSQYYTIPRHPGRPHSPARSSTYRLSPDRNHASSSSQYQTTPASTSQYQTTPRSSRNALESELFQLNMKVQKIVENQGETMRMLRGLAAQSVGPEAVDVQDLIEKPFETLERLKAFCEQLDTDLLLRKQLVKALTALGGQNLADTVRTMLRKIATNKVLEQLGLRGKTGKVAFEDLPFYRIIIKACRGVYKQTTTAEVDCELGEVLKLATFRKGGSKFEEKRRN, encoded by the exons ATGTCAACCAAATGGAGCCACATCACCCCTGAACGTTATAGAAACGATGAGGAAGATGTGTTTGATGCTGACG GCGAAGAGGAAATTCGGccaaaaaagaagtgcagaaaagaGAAATTACAGATCCTCATCCAGGCACCCCCACTGCCAGTGCTCccaccattgaactttccaaacTCCAGCGAGTACCAGACCACTTCAGCCAGTACCAGCCAATACTACACCATTCCAAGGCATCCAGGCCGACCTCACAGCCCAGCGAGAAGCAGCACTTACAGGCTCAGTCCAGACAGGAATCATGCATCCAGCTCAAGCCAGTACCAAACCACTCCAGCCAGTACGAGTCAGTACCAGACCACTCCAAGAAGCAGCAGGAATGCCCTTGAAAGTGAAC ttttccaGTTAAACATGAAAGTTCAAAAAATAGTTGAGAACCAGGGAGAAACTATGCGCATGCTGAGAGGGCTGGCAGCACAGTCTGTGGGGCCAGAAGCTGTGGATGTTCAAGATCTCATTGAGAAGCCTTTCGAGACTCTTGAGCGGCTTAAGGCCTTCTGTGAACAGCTCGACACTGATCTTCTGCTCAGAAAGCAGCTG gtgAAAGCTCTTACTGCTCTTGGTGGGCAGAATTTGGCAGACACGGTGAGGACAATGCTGAGGAAAATTGCCACAAACAAAGTCCTGGAGCAGCTTGGTCTCCGTGGAAAGACAGGCAAAGTGGCGTTTGAGGACTTGCCCTTTtacagaataataataa AGGCATGCAGGGGTGTTTACAAACAGACGACCACAGCTGAAGTAGATTGTGAGCTTGGAGAGGTCCTGAAACTGGCCACTTTTCGAAAGGGAGGTTCAAAGTTTGAG gagaagaggaggaattaa